From a single Stackebrandtia endophytica genomic region:
- a CDS encoding SRPBCC family protein has translation MRFTDELTIAAPIDVVWGLTVDIEAWPSVTPTITKVERLDSGPLKVGSRAKLTQPAQRPAVWTVTRLEAPHTYAWERRLFKARMVGFHHLEAVPEGTRNTLVLELTGPGSGLLGRLLGRAFRSGIRTENQGFRDRAESIAGGG, from the coding sequence GTGCGCTTCACTGACGAGTTGACAATCGCCGCCCCGATAGACGTCGTCTGGGGCCTCACCGTCGACATCGAGGCCTGGCCGTCCGTCACCCCCACCATCACCAAGGTCGAACGCCTCGACTCCGGTCCGCTCAAGGTCGGCAGCCGAGCCAAGCTCACCCAGCCCGCGCAACGCCCCGCCGTCTGGACCGTCACCCGGTTGGAGGCACCCCATACCTACGCCTGGGAGCGACGCCTGTTCAAGGCGCGAATGGTCGGATTCCACCACTTGGAGGCCGTCCCCGAAGGCACCCGCAACACGTTGGTGCTGGAGTTGACCGGACCCGGTTCCGGGTTGCTCGGTCGGCTGCTCGGTCGAGCGTTCCGATCGGGGATCCGCACCGAGAATCAGGGGTTTCGTGACCGGGCGGAATCCATCGCCGGCGGCGGCTGA
- a CDS encoding TetR/AcrR family transcriptional regulator codes for MADARSTLLSTLVDQVAHTGLTDRSLRQLATDTGTSHRMLLYHFGSRDGLITAIVSEVEDRQRMLMYDLAADCAGPAQLLEALWRRVSSAETLPFVRLFFESLASSRTEADASITSAWLDAGRDIATRWRVTVDEADLRLAVAVVRGLLIEVLATGDTVAATQSLDRFLTGWPASISP; via the coding sequence ATGGCTGACGCACGATCCACCCTGCTGTCGACCTTGGTCGACCAGGTCGCCCACACCGGCTTGACCGACCGCAGCCTCCGGCAGTTGGCCACCGACACCGGGACCAGCCACCGCATGCTGCTCTATCACTTCGGTTCCCGCGACGGGCTGATCACGGCGATCGTGTCGGAGGTCGAGGACCGACAACGCATGCTCATGTACGACCTCGCCGCCGACTGCGCCGGCCCCGCGCAACTGCTGGAGGCGCTGTGGAGACGGGTGTCGTCGGCCGAGACACTGCCGTTCGTGCGGTTGTTCTTCGAATCCCTGGCGTCCAGCCGTACCGAGGCCGACGCATCGATCACCTCCGCCTGGTTGGATGCCGGACGTGACATCGCCACACGGTGGCGGGTGACCGTCGACGAGGCCGACCTGCGGTTGGCGGTCGCGGTCGTCCGCGGCCTGCTGATCGAGGTGCTGGCAACCGGTGACACGGTCGCGGCGACGCAATCCCTCGACCGTTTTCTGACCGGGTGGCCGGCCTCGATCTCACCGTGA
- a CDS encoding anthranilate synthase component I: MVSRRSVRPSKPPARKATIVKSYTTPAGIRITRRAEEIAPAHFDEIIDAVESRRGGVLSSGMEYPGRYSRWHMAYVDPCLEVSARGRLVTVSALGDRGGVLLPTLADALGSAGEVRESTSDRVSVHVPEGAETFAEEERSRRPTAFTALRAVLDALSCEDEHLGLYGAFGYDLAFQFEPVSITTPRGDRDRDLVLHLPDRLAVWDRKRELAHRFDYEFAVGDSSTEGVAREQVSIPYRPADDAPAGPVPGAYAETVRRAKREFAAGNLFEVVPGHQMHAVCQSPADFYRRLRTANPAPYEFFFNLGQAEYLVGASPEMYVRVTGDRVETCPISGTVARGEDALGDAANIAELIASVKEESELTMCTDVDRNDKARVCVPGSVTVLGRRQIEMYSRVIHTVDHIEGRLRPGMDAIDAFLTHMWAVTVTGAPKTWAMRFIEEHEATPRRWYGGAVGKIGVDGGMNTGLTLRTAQIRDGVATVRAGATLLFDSDPDAEERETHLKARALLEAVSGNRSPVPAATPVQRIGGPAGVGRRVLLVDHEDSFVHTLADYFRQHGAEVTTLRFGFPESMLDEVAPDLVVLSPGPGNPSDFDCAVLLDRVYRRNLPVFGVCLGLQAMVEFAGGELARLPVPWHGKRASVKTTDGALFDGVPDEFTAARYHSLFATADQIQDGFTVTATTDDVVMAIEDASRLRFAVQFHPESILTAGGDVGHRIIGNALRLTEKN, translated from the coding sequence ATGGTCTCCCGGCGGTCTGTCAGGCCCAGCAAGCCACCCGCCAGGAAGGCGACCATCGTGAAGTCCTATACGACACCGGCCGGTATTCGGATAACTCGGCGTGCCGAGGAGATCGCTCCGGCCCACTTCGACGAGATCATCGACGCCGTGGAGTCTCGGCGAGGCGGTGTGCTCAGCTCGGGAATGGAGTATCCGGGCCGGTACTCCCGCTGGCACATGGCCTATGTGGACCCCTGCCTGGAGGTGTCGGCGCGCGGCCGACTGGTCACGGTGTCGGCCCTGGGCGACCGCGGCGGCGTGTTGTTGCCGACGCTGGCCGACGCGCTGGGTTCCGCCGGTGAGGTACGCGAGTCGACCTCCGACCGGGTGAGCGTCCACGTTCCCGAAGGTGCCGAGACCTTCGCCGAGGAGGAACGCAGCCGTCGCCCCACCGCGTTCACCGCGTTGCGCGCGGTGCTGGACGCACTGTCCTGTGAGGATGAACATCTGGGACTCTACGGCGCGTTCGGTTACGACCTGGCGTTTCAGTTCGAACCGGTGTCGATCACGACGCCTCGCGGTGACCGAGACCGCGACCTGGTGTTGCATCTTCCGGATCGGTTGGCCGTCTGGGACCGCAAGCGCGAACTGGCGCACCGGTTCGACTACGAGTTCGCCGTGGGCGATTCCAGCACCGAGGGCGTGGCCCGTGAACAGGTGTCGATCCCCTATCGACCGGCCGATGACGCACCGGCCGGTCCGGTGCCGGGCGCCTACGCCGAGACGGTGCGCCGCGCCAAGCGGGAGTTCGCCGCAGGCAACCTGTTCGAGGTGGTCCCGGGGCATCAGATGCACGCGGTGTGCCAGTCACCGGCGGACTTCTACCGTCGATTGAGGACGGCCAACCCGGCGCCGTACGAGTTCTTCTTCAACCTCGGACAGGCCGAGTACCTGGTGGGTGCCTCGCCCGAGATGTACGTCCGGGTCACCGGTGACCGCGTCGAGACCTGCCCCATCTCGGGCACGGTGGCTCGGGGCGAGGACGCGCTGGGCGATGCCGCCAACATCGCGGAGTTGATCGCGTCGGTCAAGGAGGAGTCCGAGCTGACGATGTGCACCGATGTGGACCGCAACGACAAGGCGCGGGTGTGCGTGCCCGGGTCGGTCACGGTGTTGGGGCGGCGTCAGATCGAGATGTACTCGCGGGTCATTCACACCGTCGACCACATCGAGGGGCGGTTGCGCCCGGGCATGGACGCGATCGACGCGTTTCTGACGCACATGTGGGCGGTGACGGTGACCGGCGCGCCGAAGACGTGGGCGATGCGGTTCATCGAGGAACACGAGGCCACGCCCCGGCGCTGGTATGGCGGCGCGGTCGGCAAGATCGGTGTCGACGGCGGAATGAACACCGGGCTGACGTTGCGTACGGCGCAGATCCGTGACGGGGTGGCGACGGTTCGGGCGGGCGCGACCCTGCTGTTCGACTCCGATCCCGACGCCGAGGAGCGCGAGACCCATTTGAAGGCTCGGGCGCTGTTGGAGGCCGTGTCGGGTAACCGTTCGCCGGTTCCGGCCGCGACTCCGGTGCAGCGGATCGGCGGTCCAGCCGGAGTCGGGCGGCGGGTGCTGTTGGTCGATCACGAGGACTCCTTCGTGCACACGTTGGCCGACTACTTCCGGCAGCACGGCGCAGAGGTGACGACACTGCGATTCGGGTTCCCGGAGTCCATGTTGGATGAGGTGGCACCGGATCTGGTCGTGTTGTCTCCGGGGCCGGGCAATCCGAGCGATTTCGACTGCGCCGTCCTGCTGGACCGGGTATACCGACGGAATCTGCCGGTCTTCGGCGTGTGCCTGGGACTTCAGGCCATGGTCGAGTTCGCCGGCGGAGAGTTGGCCCGGCTTCCGGTTCCGTGGCATGGAAAGCGGGCCTCGGTCAAGACGACCGACGGCGCGTTGTTCGACGGTGTGCCCGACGAGTTCACCGCCGCGCGGTATCACTCGTTGTTCGCCACCGCGGATCAGATCCAGGACGGCTTCACGGTGACCGCGACGACCGACGATGTGGTCATGGCGATCGAGGATGCGAGTCGGCTGCGGTTCGCGGTGCAGTTTCACCCGGAGTCGATCCTGACGGCGGGCGGCGACGTGGGCCACCGGATCATCGGGAACGCCCTACGGCTCACCGAGAAAAACTGA
- a CDS encoding TetR/AcrR family transcriptional regulator encodes MRKGDATKQTILDEAINAARFTGLSGLTIGSLADRTGLSKSGLYAHFRSKEALQLETMARHREQFIAEVVRPALGRPRGEERLRELLRRWILWYQHPGGCLFLASATEFDDVTGPLHDQMVSDEQDLMESLTQVLGTLVSTGDIVPEADCGQLSQEVFGILLAYNWMHRILRDPRAEERAWVAFDRLIDSLRPTSP; translated from the coding sequence GTGCGCAAGGGTGACGCGACAAAGCAGACGATTCTGGACGAGGCGATCAACGCGGCTCGGTTCACCGGTCTGTCCGGCTTGACCATCGGGTCGCTCGCTGATCGCACCGGGTTGTCCAAGAGCGGGTTGTACGCACACTTCCGCTCCAAGGAGGCCCTCCAACTGGAAACGATGGCACGACATCGAGAACAGTTCATCGCCGAGGTGGTGCGCCCCGCGCTGGGGCGCCCCCGAGGCGAGGAACGGCTTCGAGAACTGCTGCGGCGGTGGATTCTGTGGTATCAGCATCCGGGTGGGTGCCTGTTCCTGGCCTCCGCCACCGAGTTCGACGACGTCACCGGGCCGCTGCACGATCAGATGGTCTCCGACGAACAAGACCTCATGGAATCGCTGACGCAGGTGTTGGGAACGCTGGTGAGCACCGGCGACATCGTTCCCGAGGCCGATTGCGGTCAGTTGTCCCAGGAGGTCTTCGGCATCCTGTTGGCGTACAACTGGATGCACCGCATCCTGCGTGACCCCCGCGCCGAGGAGCGCGCGTGGGTCGCTTTCGACCGCCTCATCGACAGTCTGCGCCCGACCTCACCGTAG
- a CDS encoding alpha/beta fold hydrolase, whose translation MAAKSKRKSTIVRFKMLRWGFQIGDRLAPGKSARVATDLWFRLPSHRTSTAPPGAEEFSLSTSDGDVWGYEWGCGPLVYLMHGWAGSSADFANLAASLVASGHRVIALDAPSHGRSGASPFGPRAASPRHFAQALTAAHHKFGTGAIVAHSMGCLATAIALREEVRADRVVLVAPFIGGGTFATRFADQLGIGPRTRPGFLAGIQKRAGKPLAYFDVTTPPIDLPALIVHDRFDRQTPFEHGQAIADAWPQSTFIATEGLGHLRIARNPDVISRIRRFLATAAGTS comes from the coding sequence ATGGCCGCAAAGTCGAAACGTAAAAGCACGATCGTTCGTTTTAAAATGTTGCGCTGGGGATTCCAGATCGGTGATCGATTGGCCCCCGGGAAGTCGGCGCGGGTCGCCACCGACCTGTGGTTTCGACTGCCCTCCCACCGAACGAGTACGGCGCCCCCGGGTGCGGAGGAGTTCAGCTTGTCGACATCGGACGGTGACGTGTGGGGATACGAGTGGGGCTGCGGCCCACTGGTCTACCTCATGCACGGGTGGGCGGGCAGCAGCGCCGACTTCGCCAACCTCGCCGCCAGTCTCGTCGCATCCGGGCACCGGGTGATCGCCCTCGACGCACCGAGCCACGGCAGGTCCGGCGCGTCCCCGTTCGGCCCCCGCGCCGCCTCACCCCGCCATTTCGCACAGGCGTTGACCGCCGCCCACCACAAGTTCGGCACCGGGGCGATCGTCGCGCACTCCATGGGATGCCTGGCCACCGCGATAGCGCTACGGGAAGAGGTTCGAGCCGATCGCGTGGTGCTGGTGGCTCCCTTCATCGGCGGCGGAACCTTCGCCACCCGGTTCGCCGACCAACTGGGCATCGGTCCGCGAACCCGACCGGGGTTCCTCGCCGGCATCCAGAAACGCGCCGGAAAACCGTTGGCCTACTTCGACGTGACGACGCCGCCGATCGACCTACCCGCATTGATCGTGCACGACCGATTCGATCGTCAGACGCCGTTCGAGCACGGACAGGCGATCGCCGACGCATGGCCACAGTCGACATTCATCGCGACGGAGGGTCTGGGGCACTTGAGAATCGCCCGAAACCCCGACGTCATCAGCCGGATACGACGCTTTCTGGCTACCGCTGCGGGAACCAGTTAG
- the ndk gene encoding nucleoside-diphosphate kinase: MSQETLVLIKPDAVARGLVGEIVSRLERKGLTIEEMCLTTMDGAKADEHYAEHVSKPFYPPLKEFMTSGKLVALVVSGDESIPVVRGLAGATDGRKAAAGTIRGDLSLSNRENLIHASDSEESAKREIANWFPQR; encoded by the coding sequence GTGTCCCAAGAGACCCTGGTATTGATCAAGCCTGACGCGGTCGCGCGTGGCCTGGTCGGTGAGATCGTCTCCCGGTTGGAACGCAAGGGGCTCACCATCGAGGAGATGTGCCTGACGACGATGGACGGCGCCAAGGCCGATGAGCACTACGCCGAACACGTCTCCAAGCCGTTCTACCCGCCGCTGAAGGAGTTCATGACCTCCGGGAAGCTGGTGGCGCTCGTGGTTTCGGGCGACGAGTCGATTCCGGTGGTTCGCGGACTGGCCGGGGCCACCGACGGTCGAAAGGCCGCCGCCGGAACGATTCGCGGCGACCTCTCGTTGTCGAACCGGGAGAACCTGATTCACGCCTCCGACTCCGAGGAGTCGGCCAAGCGCGAGATCGCTAACTGGTTCCCGCAGCGGTAG
- a CDS encoding VOC family protein, which produces MRQPPRQPPRQPAAARRAAPKAAPKAAPRNAARGAKAAGRTPPRQQQKGPSVNARAAQHARDAQRAQQRSGGASGPRTASRSDGAGPNRRRSGRPLRGWRSWWATHEMDRRNRAARGGARGRVGGGMAARGWSASRAAWAFTLLLLAAFTGSISLGAGSVGVAVVAFLFLLAAIAVATAARAKDYFRAYPADTSPVADFHIDDLKVDDDTSAAGLDGSELNSMADLERSMRRAADSDGGPAAPSPVASAAVVAGAPTSDTVIAQVDKATQATEGGDAAASVPVTDSSAASAPVESPPDSETPASERPPSETAAVETPTAETPADKPTVETVADQGTTPVTTSEVDSVEGPTDVVAETAASDPKDVPPQSGPTESGMSQALSATYGPAADAPQGSAESPSQASATEAAATGSERAVGDEPGSGTLAAESAPATTSGARSTTVTEQHDVVVPRQADQSSSPDSKPPRDTVAAMEPDGESPIPQQRGTDVFAADNQLSDTLMESLIIDDTEDPVTAEEADPALPLEESTTQLHLLAAESAGVDLLSAYADETTLPPDAVRDVAATLIVSDLAASVMFYTELLGLVEIDRARDAVLLEAGFGRVLLWRREDAPPSRDPVMHLTFEVGDIDTAYETLNSKGVHFTHPPRSALSGEVHDLRAASFLDPDGHGLAITELRQRTDTTPNG; this is translated from the coding sequence ATGCGTCAACCACCGCGCCAGCCTCCCCGGCAACCGGCCGCCGCTCGCCGGGCAGCGCCGAAAGCAGCCCCCAAGGCTGCCCCACGCAACGCCGCTCGCGGTGCCAAGGCCGCGGGCCGGACACCGCCACGGCAGCAACAGAAGGGCCCGAGCGTCAACGCTCGTGCCGCTCAACACGCCCGCGACGCGCAACGCGCGCAACAACGTTCCGGCGGCGCCTCCGGGCCACGCACCGCGTCCCGCTCCGATGGCGCCGGACCGAACCGGCGCCGAAGCGGTCGGCCGCTACGCGGATGGCGCAGTTGGTGGGCGACGCACGAGATGGACCGCCGCAACCGCGCCGCACGAGGTGGGGCACGAGGTCGAGTCGGCGGTGGGATGGCCGCGCGCGGCTGGTCCGCCTCACGAGCGGCGTGGGCGTTCACTTTACTGCTTCTAGCCGCGTTCACCGGTTCCATCTCATTGGGAGCCGGCAGCGTCGGCGTCGCCGTGGTGGCGTTCCTGTTTCTGTTGGCCGCCATCGCGGTCGCCACCGCGGCCCGTGCCAAGGACTACTTCCGGGCGTACCCGGCCGACACCTCCCCGGTCGCCGACTTCCACATCGACGACCTCAAGGTCGATGACGACACCTCCGCCGCCGGGCTGGACGGTTCGGAACTCAACAGCATGGCCGACCTGGAACGCAGTATGCGGCGGGCGGCCGATTCGGACGGCGGTCCGGCCGCGCCAAGCCCGGTCGCGTCGGCTGCCGTGGTAGCCGGGGCTCCCACCTCGGACACCGTGATCGCCCAGGTGGACAAGGCGACACAGGCAACCGAAGGCGGCGACGCTGCGGCATCGGTGCCCGTCACCGACTCAAGCGCCGCGTCGGCGCCGGTCGAGTCGCCACCGGATTCCGAGACACCGGCTTCCGAGAGACCGCCTTCCGAAACAGCGGCCGTGGAGACACCGACTGCCGAGACACCGGCCGACAAGCCGACGGTCGAGACCGTCGCGGACCAGGGGACGACCCCGGTTACTACCTCCGAAGTGGACTCCGTAGAGGGCCCGACCGACGTGGTCGCCGAGACCGCAGCCTCCGACCCGAAGGATGTTCCGCCGCAGAGCGGACCGACGGAGTCCGGCATGTCGCAAGCCCTGTCGGCCACCTACGGACCGGCTGCCGACGCCCCACAGGGTTCCGCCGAGTCGCCGTCGCAAGCTTCAGCCACCGAAGCTGCTGCCACCGGCTCGGAGCGCGCCGTCGGCGACGAACCGGGTTCAGGCACCCTCGCCGCCGAATCGGCACCCGCCACCACATCGGGGGCGCGATCCACCACGGTCACCGAACAGCACGATGTGGTGGTCCCGCGGCAGGCCGACCAGTCATCGTCGCCGGATTCGAAGCCACCCCGCGATACGGTGGCGGCGATGGAACCCGACGGCGAGTCGCCGATTCCGCAGCAACGCGGGACCGACGTCTTCGCAGCGGACAACCAGTTGTCCGACACGTTGATGGAGTCATTGATCATCGACGACACCGAGGACCCGGTCACCGCCGAGGAGGCCGATCCGGCGTTGCCGCTGGAGGAATCGACGACTCAGCTGCACCTGTTGGCCGCCGAAAGCGCCGGAGTCGACCTGTTGTCGGCGTATGCCGACGAGACCACCCTGCCCCCCGACGCGGTGCGCGACGTCGCGGCGACGCTGATCGTCTCGGATCTGGCAGCCTCCGTCATGTTCTACACCGAGCTGTTGGGACTGGTCGAAATCGATCGGGCCCGGGACGCGGTTCTCCTGGAGGCGGGATTCGGACGAGTGCTGTTGTGGCGGCGGGAAGACGCGCCCCCGTCACGCGATCCGGTCATGCACCTGACCTTCGAAGTGGGCGACATCGACACCGCCTACGAGACGTTGAACTCGAAAGGGGTGCATTTCACACACCCACCCCGTTCGGCACTGTCCGGCGAGGTACACGACTTGCGGGCCGCGTCGTTCCTGGACCCGGATGGTCACGGATTGGCGATAACCGAACTGCGGCAACGGACAGACACGACGCCGAACGGCTAG
- a CDS encoding coiled-coil domain-containing protein yields the protein MKTRWRRLSVIATATCALILAPIAEPAAADPEDDSHSIEEELENAIEEFVVAEQELEDALERQEELEDKIKDTKKAIKTLTAEVNDFAELIYTTGGVPSATALLATGSPGSAIDGLSLVSYLGDDSARRLQDLVDAKDDLAADEDALADEVKKAKKAYEKKEKAKDDAQREVDAQSGPSGGNYGSAEPAPRNPDGSWPSESCSVDDPTTGGCITARMNHALNQARAAGFDRYTSCYRSAEDGGEHPRGRACDMAAQAGGFGGVATGGDKTYGDNLAAWFVDNANSLGVMYVIWYNQFWDPANGWGPYSGGNGTPSGDHTNHVHVSVF from the coding sequence ATGAAGACTCGTTGGCGCCGATTGTCGGTGATCGCCACCGCCACGTGTGCGTTGATCCTGGCCCCGATAGCCGAGCCGGCCGCGGCCGACCCTGAAGACGACAGCCACTCCATCGAGGAGGAGCTCGAGAACGCGATCGAAGAGTTCGTCGTCGCCGAGCAGGAGCTGGAAGACGCACTGGAGCGGCAGGAAGAACTCGAAGACAAGATCAAGGACACCAAGAAGGCGATCAAGACGTTGACCGCCGAGGTCAACGACTTCGCCGAGTTGATCTACACGACCGGTGGAGTACCGTCGGCGACGGCGTTGCTGGCGACCGGCTCACCCGGTTCGGCCATCGACGGACTTTCACTGGTCAGTTATCTCGGGGACGACAGTGCCCGTCGGCTACAGGACCTGGTGGACGCGAAGGACGACCTCGCCGCCGATGAGGACGCATTGGCCGACGAGGTCAAGAAGGCCAAGAAGGCGTACGAGAAGAAGGAAAAGGCCAAGGACGACGCGCAGCGCGAAGTCGACGCCCAGAGCGGCCCCAGCGGTGGAAACTACGGTTCGGCCGAACCCGCGCCCCGTAACCCCGACGGCTCCTGGCCCTCCGAAAGCTGCTCCGTCGACGACCCCACCACCGGCGGATGCATCACCGCGCGGATGAACCACGCGCTCAACCAGGCCCGCGCGGCCGGGTTCGATCGGTACACCTCCTGCTACCGATCCGCCGAGGACGGCGGCGAACACCCGCGAGGCCGCGCGTGTGACATGGCGGCCCAGGCAGGCGGTTTCGGTGGAGTAGCCACCGGCGGAGACAAGACTTACGGCGACAATCTCGCCGCCTGGTTCGTCGACAACGCCAACTCACTGGGCGTGATGTATGTGATCTGGTACAACCAGTTCTGGGACCCGGCCAACGGGTGGGGACCGTACAGTGGCGGAAACGGCACCCCGTCCGGCGACCACACCAACCACGTGCACGTATCCGTCTTCTAG
- a CDS encoding MarR family transcriptional regulator: MVDTALAAQVSELLRELVLLLRRSSADMSVSAPQLAVLATLRDGPLRMSQLAHQHGVRLPTMTSQVDRLERDGLVTRQRRDRDGRVVSVELTGTGRAELERGVERRVAFLAERLSGLSAADQSAIAAAVPALKRLAGPTA; this comes from the coding sequence GTGGTCGATACTGCTCTGGCAGCACAGGTATCGGAACTGCTGCGTGAACTGGTTCTGCTGCTGCGCAGATCCTCGGCCGACATGTCCGTCAGCGCTCCACAGTTGGCGGTGTTGGCCACGCTGCGGGACGGTCCGCTGCGAATGAGTCAACTGGCCCACCAGCACGGAGTCCGACTGCCGACAATGACCTCGCAGGTCGATCGTCTGGAGCGCGACGGACTGGTGACTCGGCAACGACGCGATCGCGACGGCAGGGTCGTCAGCGTCGAACTGACCGGCACCGGCCGGGCCGAACTGGAACGCGGCGTCGAACGCCGGGTCGCGTTCCTCGCCGAACGGTTGAGCGGTCTCTCGGCGGCCGATCAGTCCGCCATTGCCGCTGCGGTCCCGGCACTGAAACGGTTGGCGGGACCGACGGCCTGA
- a CDS encoding coiled-coil domain-containing protein, with protein sequence MTDTPFKRRLAVVVSGLCAFLMLVPVAAHADPDTDEQGIDSALSEAIDDYIEAEDALNTAEARQDDLNDSIKDTKDSIETLTSEVNDFAVAAYLNGGIPSTMSVLAVGDPTSAIDGLSTLSYLGDQSGAKLQELIDAQVTLEAEELALEDEIQAAADALADIRDARDAAAAAIAADGTGSSPGPQGGNARVPDAAPRNTDGSWPYESCSVPDPTTGGCITARTDHALKQAIMAGFDRYTKCYRSAEDGGEHPRGRACDFSVDVGGFVGYATGESKTYGDNLAYWFVQHADLLGVKYVIWFNEIWEPAAGGWRYYPGCGGGSPSCDHTDHVHLSML encoded by the coding sequence GTTCAAACGGCGACTGGCCGTCGTCGTATCTGGGCTGTGCGCCTTCCTCATGCTGGTACCCGTGGCGGCACACGCCGACCCGGACACCGACGAGCAGGGCATCGACTCGGCGCTGTCCGAGGCCATCGACGATTACATCGAGGCCGAGGATGCGTTGAACACAGCCGAGGCCAGGCAGGATGATCTGAATGACAGCATCAAAGACACTAAGGACAGCATCGAGACGCTGACCAGTGAGGTCAACGACTTCGCCGTCGCGGCCTACCTCAACGGCGGAATCCCGTCGACGATGTCGGTCCTGGCGGTGGGGGATCCCACCAGCGCGATCGACGGACTGTCGACACTGAGTTATCTGGGGGACCAGAGCGGCGCCAAACTTCAGGAACTCATCGACGCCCAAGTGACCTTGGAAGCCGAGGAGTTGGCCCTGGAGGACGAGATCCAGGCCGCCGCCGACGCGCTGGCCGACATCAGGGACGCCCGCGATGCCGCGGCAGCTGCCATCGCGGCGGACGGTACCGGTAGCTCCCCGGGGCCGCAGGGCGGAAACGCGCGGGTTCCCGATGCGGCGCCGCGAAATACCGACGGCTCCTGGCCGTACGAGAGTTGCTCGGTACCGGATCCCACGACCGGAGGGTGCATCACCGCTCGAACCGACCACGCGTTGAAACAGGCGATCATGGCCGGTTTCGATCGATATACCAAGTGCTATCGATCGGCGGAGGACGGCGGTGAGCATCCCAGAGGCCGAGCCTGTGACTTCTCAGTGGACGTCGGAGGCTTCGTCGGATACGCCACCGGCGAATCCAAGACATACGGCGACAACCTGGCCTACTGGTTCGTTCAGCACGCCGACCTGCTCGGCGTCAAATACGTGATCTGGTTCAACGAGATCTGGGAACCGGCGGCGGGTGGTTGGCGATATTACCCGGGTTGTGGAGGTGGCAGCCCATCCTGCGACCACACCGACCACGTGCATCTGTCCATGTTGTAG